Within Massilia endophytica, the genomic segment CATCGTGCAGGGCATGGAATTCCTGCGACTCGATCACGCCATGCACGATGTCCGCACGCGACTTCCCGGCCTGCAGCTGCGCCAGCCAGAAGTCGTATCCGGCCTGCTCCGGAGCACGGTTCAGGGCATTCCTGTACAGCTGCGACACGAAGGCGCCATCATCCACCAGACCGGTACTCTTGCCGAACCAGTCGGAGGAGAACAGCCGCTCGGCAATCTTCGAGGCGTCCATGCCATTGTGCAGGCTGGCATTCCAGCTGTCGAACGCCGCCTTCTCCGCAGGCTGGCCGAACACGGCGATGTACAGGCTTGGCAGGTCGCCCAGAATATCGAGCTGCTGGTCGATGATCTCCTTGGCGATTTGCGCCTCATTGGCGATGTGATTGTCCAGCTTCGATTGCAGCACGTCCTTCGTTTCCGCGCCGATTTCGCGGCCGAAAGTGTCGCGGTAGGCCTGCATCACGAACAGGTCGCCGCGCTCGAACACAAAGTTGTCGCGCTGGTCCACGCCTTTCCCCACGTTACCTTCCACGGCATTGGGAATACCATCCTTGTCGTGGTCCGTGCTCCAGCTGCCGGGGGCGCCGATCTCCGTGACACGCCCGTCCACCTTGCCGTCCGCGTCGAATTCGCCGCCGTCGGTGACCGCGAACTCGATGCGCGTCTTGCCCCCCGCGGTGACAATACTGCTGCTCACATCGACCCACTCCCCGTGACGGTTCTGCATCCAGTAGCCGTTCAGGACAATATCCGACGAGACATAGGTCGTCATCTTCAGGGTCTGCCCGGCCGCAATGCCGCTGATCGATGCCTCGACCTGGCCAACCGGTATCTTCAGGTCGATCGGCAGCGCGGCAGGAGACGCCAGCGTGCGCGCCGCGAGCTGGTCGAGCTTCAGGTCGTTGGTGAACGTGACATAGCTGGTAGGTTTGCCGCCATTGGCAACCCAGGGCAGCGAAGTCACATAGCCCTGTTCCGCGTCGCGGATGCCGTCGCCGTTGCCGTCGCCCAGCAAGCCGCTGCCCATCGCGGGCGCCCTGCTCTCGATGTCGCTGCTCACGCCATCGCGGTCGTCGCTCGCTGTGGGCACTGGTACTGGCACCACCCTGTCCGACACGTTGCTGTAGACCGTTTCGGCCGTTCCCCGTCCATCCGTATAGGCGATTTTGAGGCGAAGGAACTTGCCGAGGTCCGTGGCCAGCGGCGTATAGGAGGCAGCTGTTGCGGCAGGAATGGCCGCCCAGCCCGAGCTGCCGTCCGCCGAGGCTTCCCATACATAGGTAAATGCGCCGAGGCCTTCCGCATCGGTCAGGGTGTTCGATGCCGCCAGCACCTGGCCGACCATCGGGCTGCCCGCGATGCCGACGGCGCCACCCGGCAGGTCGTTCACTTCCGCCACCGTGATGGCGAAGTCTGTGCTGGCGATGGCGCCGCCCGCGCCATCGGACACGGTGAATTTGAACAGGTCCGCGCCGTAGTAGTTTGCGTATGGGGTGTAGCGCACTCCCATGCCCGGGGTAGCGTTCTCGATGTCCGCCTGGGTGAATGTCTGGCCCGCCGCGGTCAGGGCCACGCCATTCACGCTCAGGGTGCCGTGCGCCGGAAGCGTGCCGACGGTGTACACGCGCAGCGCTGCGCTTTGGTCGTCGTCATTCACGGACAATTCAGTGGGGGTGATGCGCACGGCTGCGTCTTCGGCAATCGACAGGCCAGTGTTGGCAACCAGCAGCGGCTTCGTGTTCACCAGCACTGGCGCCGTGGTATAGCTCTCCGCGTTGGACTCGCCATCCGTATAACTGGCTTTCACGCGCAGCTCATGGCCTGCATAGGCAGATGCCAGCGCCAGCGAGCTGCCGCTTCCGGCGGCATTCCACACTCCCAGGCTGTCCTTCACCTGCCACTCGTAGCTGACCGCGCCCACGCCTTCCGCGTCGGTCAGGCTGTGCGCCACCGTCAGCGTTTCGCCTTCGCTTACGGTGCCAGATATCGTGACTGTGCCACCCGGCAGGTCGTTCACCGAAGACACGGCGATGTTGAAGGTCTGGGCGCCAACCGTGCCGCCATCGCCATCGCTGACCGTGAAGGTGAAGCTGTCGGCGCCATGGTAGTTGCCCGTCGGCGTATAGCGCAGCCCCATGCCCGCCGTGGTGTTCTCGATGTCCGCCTGGGTGAAGGTCTGGGCGGTGCTGGTGATCTCCGCACCGTTGAGATAGAGCTTGCCGTGCGCAGGCAGGCTGCCCAGGGTGAATACACGCAGTGCGGCGCTTTGCTCGGGGTCGGCCGCTGCCAGTTCGGCAGGCGTAATCCGCACCGCTGTGCTGTCCTCGGTCACGGTGATGCCGTTGTTGGTCACCGTCGGCATCGTGTTGACCGTGTCCACTGCGCTGAGAACACTTTCGCTCTTGCTGCCGCCATCGGTGTAGATTGCCTTGAGGCGGATATCATGGCCCGCATGCGCGTGGTCGATCAGCAGCGTCGCACCCGTTCCCACTGCATTCCACACGCCCAGGCCGTCCTTCACCTGCCATTCGTAGCTGATGCCCGGCGCAGGAATGCCGTCATCGTCCGTGATGGTGTTGTGGGCCGCGAGCGTTTCGCCTTCGCTGACGGTGCCAGTAAAGGTCACCGTGCCGCCAGGCGCGTCATCGACGTTGCTGACCGCAATATTGAAGGTCTGCGTGGCAACCGTTCCGCCATCACCGTCGCTCACGCTGAAGCTGAAATTGTCGGCGCCGAAGTAGTTGCCCGTCGGCGTATAGCGCAGCCCCATGCCCGCCGTGGTGTTCTCGATGTCCGCCTGGGTGAAGGTCTGGGCGGTGCTGGTGATCTCCGCACCGTTGAGATAGAGCTTGCCGTGCGCAGGCAGGCTGCCCAGGGTGAATACACGCAGTGCGGCGCTTTGCTCGGGGTCGGCCGCTGCCAGTTCGGCAGGCGTAATCCGCACCGCTGTGCTGTCCTCGGTCACGGTGATGCCGTTGTTGGTCACCGTCGGCATCGTGTTGACCGTGTCCACTGCGCTGAGAACACTTTCGCTCTTGCTGCCGCCATCGGTGTAGATTGCCTTGAGGCGGATATCATGGCCCGCATGCGCGTGGTCGATCAGCAGCGTCGCACCCGTTCCCACTGCATTCCACACGCCCAGGCCGTCCTTCACCTGCCATTCGTAGCTGATGCCCGGCGCAGGAATGCCGTCATCGTCCGTGATGGTGTTGTGGGCCGTGAGCGTTTCGCCTTCGCTGGCGGTGCCAGTGAAGGTCACCGTGCCGCCAGGGGCATCGTCCACGTTGCTGACGGCGATATTGAAGGTCTGGCTGCCAACCGTGCCACCTGCGCCGTCGCTGACCGTGAAAGTGAAGCTGTCCGCTCCGAAGTAGTTCCCAGTCGGCGTGTAGCGCAGGCCCATGCCTGCCGTCGTGTTCTCGATGTCGGCCTGGGTGAAGGTCTGGGCAGTGCTGGTGATCTCCACGCCGTTGAGATACAGCTTGCCGTGCGTGGGCAGGCTGCCCAGGGTGAACAGGCGCAATGCAGCGCCCTGCTCGGCGTCGGCCGCCGCCAGTTCGGCGGGGGTGATGCGCACTGCCGTGCTGTCCTCGGTTACCGTGATGCCGTTATTGGTCACCGCCGGCTTGCTGTTGACTACCTGGACTGCGCTGTAGCTGACTTCGGCCTTGCCGCCGCCATCGGTGTAGCTGGCCTTCAGGCGCAGCTCGTGGTGTGCATAGGAAGGGTCGAGCAGCAGCGTGTTGGCGGCGCCCACGGCGTTCCACACGCCCAGGCCATCCTTCACCTGCCACTCGTAGGCGACGCCCGGCGCGGGCATGCCGTCCACGTCCGCCAGATTGTTGGCAGCGGTCAGGGTCTCGCCCTCGCTCACCGTGCCGGTGAAGCTCGTGCCGCCGGTATAGGCGTCGTCCAGGGCATTGATCGAAATGCTGAAGGTCTGGTGTTCCAGGATGGCGCCGTGCGGGTCCTTCACGCTGAACTTGAAGGAGTCGCCAAGGTTGGCGTCCGCATTCGGCCGATAGGTCAGCAGGTGCGCCGCGAGATCCGCCTTGGTGAAGGTCGCGCCAACGGCGAGGCTGAGCGTACCCTTGGCAGGGCCGGTCTCGATGGTGTAGACCAGGTCATCGGCCGAATCGTCCACGTCGGAGGAGACAAGCATCGCCGATGTGATTTCCGTTACGCCGTCGTCTTCATTCAGCGTGAGCCCGAGGTTCGTATCCACCGTCGGCGTGTCGTTCACCGCCGATACGGAAATGTCGAACTGGGTGCTGCCGATGGCGCCGCCCGCGCCGTCGCTGGCAGTGAAGAGGATGCGGTCGGCGCCGCTGTAGTTGCTATTCGCCTGGTAGCGCAGCCCCATGCCGGGCGCCGCGTTCTCGATGTCGGCCTGGGTGAAGGTGGCCGGTACGGCGCCGATCGGCGTGCCGTTCAGCGTCAGCGTGCCATGCAGCGGCAAGGCGGTGAGCGTGAAGACGCGCGCCGCGGCGCCCTGCTCCGGGTCCGCCAGCGCCAGCTCGGACGGCGTGATGCGGATGCTGGTGTCCTCGTTGACGGTGAGCCCCGCATTGGTGAGCGTGGGAATGGTGTTGACCACCGCGCCCGCAGTCGTCACGGTCTCGGCATGGCCGGTGCCGTCGACGTAGCTGGCCTGCAGGCGGACGGAATGGCCGGCATAGGCATGGTCGAGCAGAAGGGTAGTGCTCGTGCCGACCGTGTTCCATACGCCCAGGCCGTCCTGCACCTGCCAGGCGTAGCCGATACCGGGGGCTGCGATATTGTCGCCATCCGTAATCGTATTGCTGGCGGTAAGAGTCTCGCCTTCGCTGACGGTGCCCGAATAGCTCAACGTACCGCCGGGAGCGTCGTCCACATTGTTGACGTTGATGCTGAAGGTCGTGCTGCCGATGCTGCCGCCCGAGCCGTCGCTGACGGTAAAGGTGAACCCATCGCTCCCGTGGTAGTTGAGCGCAGGCGTGTAGCGCACGCCCATGCCCGGCGCGCCGTTCTCGATGTCAGCCTGGGTGAACGCCACGCCGGTGCCCGTGATGGCAACACCGTTGACGGTCAGCGTACCATGCAGCGGCAAGGCGGTGAGCGAGTAAACCAGGCGCGCCTTGGGCTGCTCG encodes:
- a CDS encoding cadherin-like domain-containing protein; amino-acid sequence: MSRTLNVAQEVAFVLTDIEFAEDILENLPPHIWPVAIDHRRDALTAIARELASFPRLRSIHLFCHGEQGLLKLGSDWLCTGNLHSYTAALDMIATALRGGDLLLYACEVARGPQGQAFTASLSRVVGANVAASSRLVGEARLGGSWELDQMQGSLATTPLVFAGFRGVLAVNGSLSLTGLQQVGQTLTAVISDSNGFNPANVLYQWYRVNTSTSAETLQPALSGTGDAFKSVFLDPSMEGWTMKLYVSYTDSSGNAETPSAANVWYVSHQQIFMDHTSITMNEDGSSSSTSTPVTVTLDENYLSSREYGYTSSQIKYVIRQMPTHGVLQFNGGSIVLNTTSPPVAGTIFTQDDIDQGKLTYTPDANYNGTDSFKFNVFDGVWSHNDDQTFSITISKVNDTHTGDAAVTLVAVQGDTIHATRGDIADIDGFSAATPLSYQWEISDNGTSGWTTIGGATSDSYLLGIPEANKYLRAVVTYTDGQGHTEVSYSNSTNQVIPNTPPTLAANNGLTATEETEIRITAGELAVSDVEQPKARLVYSLTALPLHGTLTVNGVAITGTGVAFTQADIENGAPGMGVRYTPALNYHGSDGFTFTVSDGSGGSIGSTTFSINVNNVDDAPGGTLSYSGTVSEGETLTASNTITDGDNIAAPGIGYAWQVQDGLGVWNTVGTSTTLLLDHAYAGHSVRLQASYVDGTGHAETVTTAGAVVNTIPTLTNAGLTVNEDTSIRITPSELALADPEQGAAARVFTLTALPLHGTLTLNGTPIGAVPATFTQADIENAAPGMGLRYQANSNYSGADRILFTASDGAGGAIGSTQFDISVSAVNDTPTVDTNLGLTLNEDDGVTEITSAMLVSSDVDDSADDLVYTIETGPAKGTLSLAVGATFTKADLAAHLLTYRPNADANLGDSFKFSVKDPHGAILEHQTFSISINALDDAYTGGTSFTGTVSEGETLTAANNLADVDGMPAPGVAYEWQVKDGLGVWNAVGAANTLLLDPSYAHHELRLKASYTDGGGKAEVSYSAVQVVNSKPAVTNNGITVTEDSTAVRITPAELAAADAEQGAALRLFTLGSLPTHGKLYLNGVEITSTAQTFTQADIENTTAGMGLRYTPTGNYFGADSFTFTVSDGAGGTVGSQTFNIAVSNVDDAPGGTVTFTGTASEGETLTAHNTITDDDGIPAPGISYEWQVKDGLGVWNAVGTGATLLIDHAHAGHDIRLKAIYTDGGSKSESVLSAVDTVNTMPTVTNNGITVTEDSTAVRITPAELAAADPEQSAALRVFTLGSLPAHGKLYLNGAEITSTAQTFTQADIENTTAGMGLRYTPTGNYFGADNFSFSVSDGDGGTVATQTFNIAVSNVDDAPGGTVTFTGTVSEGETLAAHNTITDDDGIPAPGISYEWQVKDGLGVWNAVGTGATLLIDHAHAGHDIRLKAIYTDGGSKSESVLSAVDTVNTMPTVTNNGITVTEDSTAVRITPAELAAADPEQSAALRVFTLGSLPAHGKLYLNGAEITSTAQTFTQADIENTTAGMGLRYTPTGNYHGADSFTFTVSDGDGGTVGAQTFNIAVSSVNDLPGGTVTISGTVSEGETLTVAHSLTDAEGVGAVSYEWQVKDSLGVWNAAGSGSSLALASAYAGHELRVKASYTDGESNAESYTTAPVLVNTKPLLVANTGLSIAEDAAVRITPTELSVNDDDQSAALRVYTVGTLPAHGTLSVNGVALTAAGQTFTQADIENATPGMGVRYTPYANYYGADLFKFTVSDGAGGAIASTDFAITVAEVNDLPGGAVGIAGSPMVGQVLAASNTLTDAEGLGAFTYVWEASADGSSGWAAIPAATAASYTPLATDLGKFLRLKIAYTDGRGTAETVYSNVSDRVVPVPVPTASDDRDGVSSDIESRAPAMGSGLLGDGNGDGIRDAEQGYVTSLPWVANGGKPTSYVTFTNDLKLDQLAARTLASPAALPIDLKIPVGQVEASISGIAAGQTLKMTTYVSSDIVLNGYWMQNRHGEWVDVSSSIVTAGGKTRIEFAVTDGGEFDADGKVDGRVTEIGAPGSWSTDHDKDGIPNAVEGNVGKGVDQRDNFVFERGDLFVMQAYRDTFGREIGAETKDVLQSKLDNHIANEAQIAKEIIDQQLDILGDLPSLYIAVFGQPAEKAAFDSWNASLHNGMDASKIAERLFSSDWFGKSTGLVDDGAFVSQLYRNALNRAPEQAGYDFWLAQLQAGKSRADIVHGVIESQEFHALHDAANAVTALYVDLLDRTPEAAGLAYWTGLSQAGMSHVDMIGGFLNSAEYHSRFY